In one window of Deinococcus apachensis DSM 19763 DNA:
- a CDS encoding circularly permuted type 2 ATP-grasp protein, translating to MRYEPGNRFFDEMFTPDGAVRPHYQGVQGYIDRQGVAEFQRRHRLLDLAFRNQGITFTVYGDAQGTERTFPFDPVPRIIPAAEWAHLEAGLTQRVRALNAFLNDIYCDAQILGDGVIPAELVYTSAHFRREVHGLKVPQGLYTHIVGTDLIRDEKGEYLVLEDNLRSPSGVSYLLANRQAMTRIYPGMFEGQGVRPVGHYATALLALLQSISPRENGTVVVLTPGMYNSAYFEHAYLAQQMGVELVEGRDLFVDGGRVWMRTTGGRQQVDVIYRRIDDDFLDPLTFRPDSALGVAGLVEVYRQGRVAIANAIGTGVADDKAVYAYVPDMIRYYLNEAPLLNNVPTYLGWNADHLEHMLAHADELVFKAVGEAGGYGMLLGPYATREEVETYLVKVRANPREFIAQPVVGLSRHPTFYPDTGLFEPAHVDLRPYILCGQEVTIVPGGLTRVALRRGSLVVNSSQGGGSKDTWVLDHDGPATPRGMSQLWHGDSQGQSQSQYQGGLGSAPGGQSQSQAQTGGGAQSQSQRYGQSQADAEDWGTPPEDTPTPEDAPGQHSFQQELEKGELGQGGHDGEDR from the coding sequence ATGAGGTACGAGCCGGGCAACAGGTTCTTCGACGAGATGTTCACGCCGGACGGGGCGGTGCGGCCCCACTACCAGGGCGTGCAGGGCTACATCGACCGCCAGGGCGTGGCCGAGTTCCAGCGGCGCCACCGCCTGCTCGACCTCGCGTTTCGCAACCAGGGCATCACCTTCACCGTGTACGGCGACGCGCAGGGCACCGAGCGGACCTTTCCCTTCGACCCGGTGCCGCGCATCATCCCGGCCGCCGAGTGGGCGCACCTGGAGGCGGGGCTGACCCAGCGGGTGCGGGCGCTGAATGCCTTTCTGAACGACATCTATTGCGACGCGCAGATTCTGGGGGATGGGGTGATCCCCGCCGAACTCGTCTACACCTCAGCCCACTTCCGCCGTGAGGTTCATGGGCTCAAGGTGCCGCAGGGCCTCTACACCCACATCGTCGGCACCGACCTGATCCGGGACGAGAAGGGCGAGTACCTCGTGCTGGAGGACAACCTCAGATCGCCCAGCGGCGTGTCGTACCTGCTCGCCAACCGCCAGGCGATGACACGCATCTACCCCGGCATGTTCGAGGGCCAGGGGGTGCGCCCGGTGGGGCACTACGCGACGGCGCTCCTCGCGCTGCTCCAGTCCATCAGCCCCCGCGAGAACGGCACGGTCGTGGTGCTGACCCCCGGGATGTACAACTCCGCGTACTTTGAACACGCCTACCTCGCCCAGCAGATGGGGGTGGAACTCGTTGAGGGCCGCGACCTCTTCGTGGACGGGGGCCGGGTGTGGATGCGGACGACGGGCGGACGGCAGCAGGTGGACGTGATCTACCGCCGCATCGACGACGACTTCCTCGACCCCCTCACCTTCCGGCCCGACTCGGCGCTGGGGGTGGCGGGGCTGGTCGAGGTGTATCGCCAGGGCCGGGTGGCGATTGCCAACGCCATCGGCACGGGCGTCGCGGACGATAAGGCGGTGTACGCCTACGTGCCCGACATGATCCGCTACTACCTGAACGAGGCGCCGCTTCTGAACAACGTGCCCACTTACCTGGGCTGGAACGCCGACCATCTGGAACACATGCTCGCCCACGCCGACGAACTCGTCTTCAAAGCGGTCGGCGAGGCGGGCGGGTACGGGATGCTGCTCGGCCCCTACGCCACCCGCGAGGAGGTGGAGACGTACCTCGTCAAGGTGCGGGCCAATCCGCGCGAGTTCATCGCGCAGCCCGTCGTGGGCCTCAGCCGCCACCCCACCTTCTACCCGGACACCGGGCTGTTCGAGCCCGCGCACGTGGACCTGCGGCCCTACATCCTGTGCGGGCAGGAGGTCACCATCGTGCCGGGCGGTCTGACTCGGGTGGCGCTGCGGCGGGGCTCGCTCGTCGTGAACTCCAGCCAGGGCGGCGGCTCCAAGGACACCTGGGTCCTCGACCACGACGGCCCGGCCACACCCCGGGGGATGAGCCAGCTCTGGCACGGCGACTCGCAGGGACAGTCGCAGAGCCAGTACCAGGGCGGGCTGGGGTCGGCGCCGGGGGGGCAGAGCCAGTCTCAGGCGCAGACAGGGGGCGGCGCCCAGAGCCAGTCGCAGCGCTACGGGCAGTCGCAGGCCGACGCGGAGGACTGGGGTACGCCCCCCGAAGACACGCCCACACCGGAGGACGCACCCGGTCAGCATTCCTTCCAGCAGGAGCTGGAGAAGGGCGAGCTGGGCCAGGGCGGGCACGACGGGGAGGACCGCTGA
- a CDS encoding monovalent cation/H+ antiporter complex subunit F, whose protein sequence is MIVNLALGIVTLSVLLVAYRVLRGPSWGDRIMAFDFLSVNLVVLFALIAVKTRLLVTLDAALVLSLLGFLSTVALTRYLLVGRVMR, encoded by the coding sequence GTGATCGTCAATCTCGCGCTCGGCATCGTCACCCTGTCCGTCCTGCTCGTCGCCTATCGGGTACTGCGGGGTCCCTCGTGGGGCGACCGCATCATGGCCTTCGACTTCCTGAGCGTGAACCTGGTCGTGCTGTTTGCCCTGATCGCCGTCAAGACCCGCCTCCTCGTGACCCTCGACGCCGCGTTGGTGCTGAGCCTGCTGGGCTTCCTGTCCACCGTGGCCCTGACACGCTACCTGCTGGTGGGGCGGGTGATGCGGTGA
- a CDS encoding TerC/Alx family metal homeostasis membrane protein: MGVKASLGLSAFYILIALLFGAWVWVVLGPGSGMAYLTGFAVEKALALDNVFVISVIFAALAVPRHLQHRVLFWGILGVIVLRGLMIGLGAALVSNFAWVMWVFGAFLLLTGLRLLFVKGGHGVPDLERHPVVRALRRVMPISPKLDGARFVTCLPDAAGRMRLHATPLLLALLLVEAADLVFAVDSIPAIFAITQDPFIVYTSNIFAILGLRALYFALDALIHRFSALKPALALVLVFIGGKIFYNQFYGKLDPAISLGVTLAILGGVVVSLWRTRGKGARPAA, translated from the coding sequence ATTGGCGTCAAGGCCAGCCTGGGGCTCAGCGCCTTCTACATCCTTATCGCGCTGCTGTTCGGCGCGTGGGTGTGGGTGGTCCTGGGACCAGGGAGCGGCATGGCTTACCTGACCGGCTTCGCAGTGGAAAAGGCTCTCGCGCTCGACAATGTGTTCGTCATCAGCGTGATCTTCGCGGCGCTCGCGGTGCCCCGGCACCTCCAGCACCGGGTCCTCTTCTGGGGCATTCTCGGCGTGATCGTGCTGCGCGGCCTCATGATCGGGCTCGGGGCCGCCCTGGTGAGCAACTTCGCCTGGGTGATGTGGGTCTTCGGCGCGTTTCTGCTGCTCACGGGGCTGCGGCTGCTGTTCGTGAAAGGGGGCCACGGGGTGCCCGACCTGGAGCGCCATCCCGTCGTCCGCGCCCTGCGCCGGGTCATGCCGATCAGCCCGAAGCTCGACGGCGCACGTTTTGTCACCTGCCTTCCCGATGCCGCGGGCCGGATGCGCCTGCACGCCACGCCGCTGCTGCTCGCCCTCCTGCTCGTCGAGGCCGCCGACCTCGTGTTCGCGGTGGACTCCATCCCGGCGATCTTTGCCATCACCCAGGACCCCTTCATCGTGTACACGAGCAACATCTTCGCCATCCTGGGGCTGCGCGCCCTGTACTTCGCGCTCGACGCCCTGATTCACCGCTTCTCCGCCCTCAAGCCCGCGCTGGCGCTCGTGCTGGTGTTCATCGGCGGCAAGATCTTCTACAACCAGTTCTACGGCAAGCTCGACCCGGCGATCAGCCTGGGCGTGACCCTCGCCATCCTGGGCGGCGTGGTCGTCAGCCTGTGGCGGACGCGGGGGAAGGGCGCGCGGCCTGCGGCGTGA
- a CDS encoding NPCBM/NEW2 domain-containing protein yields the protein MRASVPRLVLGLTSALLLFACSQSPAPQMTTPPGQEAGTLPDGVVALSLDPGANNLYFEPILAATNGWGPIELDHSNGEQYPGDGKTLTLNGKTYARGFGAHAYSELRFALKDARGNTCTRFTADVGVDDEVGSRGSVVFQVFLDGQKAYDSGVMTGASATRRADVPINGQRELRMVVTDAGDGTSSDHADWAAPLIYCQAGTPPTQSPAGTLDPSFRRITPGFTVADTVVQPDGKIVVFGTGTVEGTPMAPGYIVARYNRDGSVDTSFGNAGRFTSNVGAGNTAIRVTVQPDGKIVGLGKSSYPKPAPTGVLIRLLPNGEPDATFSEDGILQTDDLPAVSRTLAVQPDGRIVVAGSARDLPGYSFDPSGGPVASFTVVRLLPSGQLDPGFGRGGRVVTTFPGFPNAVAQQLILQPDGKIVAGGVAEQYDPGPYRNWVYVRFQPNGAPDPLFDGDGSVVGLNDRFPVLQMTDLELQADGKLLAAGKGSLDNCVFERRGGDGSSDSTFNGYVLNPPDFQASVPSIAVQADQKVVVGGCNRDKDRSGIYDKTVLRLSSAGLLDTSFGNAGFATVDDNRNVLLQPGGKIVVGFNTIVRLFP from the coding sequence ATGCGTGCGTCCGTTCCCCGGCTCGTCCTCGGTCTGACCTCGGCCCTGCTGCTCTTCGCGTGCAGCCAGAGTCCTGCCCCCCAGATGACCACACCCCCAGGGCAGGAGGCCGGGACGCTTCCCGACGGTGTTGTTGCACTCAGCCTCGATCCCGGCGCGAACAACCTGTACTTCGAACCCATCTTGGCGGCGACGAACGGCTGGGGTCCCATCGAACTCGACCACAGCAACGGCGAGCAGTATCCGGGGGACGGCAAGACGCTCACGCTGAACGGCAAGACCTATGCGCGGGGCTTCGGCGCCCACGCCTACAGCGAACTCCGTTTTGCCCTCAAGGACGCGCGGGGCAACACCTGCACCCGCTTCACCGCCGACGTGGGTGTGGACGACGAGGTGGGCTCCCGGGGCAGCGTGGTCTTCCAGGTGTTCCTGGACGGCCAGAAGGCCTATGACAGCGGCGTGATGACGGGGGCGAGCGCGACCCGCCGGGCGGATGTGCCCATCAATGGGCAGCGCGAACTGCGGATGGTGGTGACGGACGCGGGTGACGGGACGAGTTCCGATCATGCCGACTGGGCCGCGCCCCTGATCTACTGCCAGGCGGGAACGCCACCAACTCAAAGTCCGGCCGGAACACTCGACCCGAGCTTCCGCCGGATCACCCCGGGGTTCACGGTAGCGGACACCGTGGTGCAGCCGGACGGCAAGATCGTCGTCTTTGGAACGGGAACTGTGGAGGGGACGCCGATGGCGCCGGGTTACATTGTCGCCCGGTACAACCGGGACGGAAGTGTGGACACCAGCTTCGGCAACGCTGGACGCTTCACCTCAAACGTCGGAGCTGGAAACACGGCCATCCGCGTCACCGTGCAGCCCGACGGGAAGATCGTGGGCCTGGGCAAGAGCAGCTACCCCAAACCCGCTCCTACAGGGGTCCTGATCCGCCTGCTGCCAAACGGCGAGCCGGACGCCACCTTCAGCGAGGACGGCATCCTGCAAACGGATGATTTGCCCGCTGTTAGCCGGACGCTGGCAGTGCAGCCGGACGGGCGGATCGTGGTGGCGGGTAGTGCCCGTGACCTCCCTGGCTACAGCTTCGACCCCTCGGGAGGTCCGGTCGCCTCTTTCACTGTGGTCCGGTTGCTGCCCAGTGGACAGCTCGACCCTGGCTTTGGCCGTGGTGGCCGCGTCGTCACGACCTTCCCTGGCTTCCCAAACGCAGTTGCCCAGCAACTCATTCTGCAACCAGACGGCAAGATTGTGGCGGGCGGTGTGGCCGAACAGTACGATCCGGGTCCCTACCGCAATTGGGTCTATGTTCGGTTCCAACCAAACGGTGCCCCGGACCCCTTGTTTGACGGCGACGGTTCGGTCGTGGGGCTCAATGACCGTTTCCCCGTGTTGCAGATGACCGACCTGGAATTGCAGGCCGATGGCAAGTTGCTCGCTGCGGGTAAGGGCAGCCTGGACAACTGCGTATTCGAACGTCGGGGCGGTGACGGCTCGTCAGACTCCACCTTCAACGGCTATGTGCTGAATCCGCCGGATTTTCAAGCCAGCGTTCCCTCCATCGCGGTGCAGGCCGATCAGAAGGTGGTGGTGGGCGGTTGTAATAGAGATAAGGACCGCAGTGGAATCTATGACAAGACGGTGCTGCGGCTCAGTTCCGCTGGCCTGCTGGACACTTCATTCGGCAACGCGGGCTTTGCAACCGTGGACGACAATCGCAACGTCCTCCTACAACCGGGCGGCAAGATCGTCGTGGGCTTCAATACCATCGTGCGGCTGTTCCCCTGA
- a CDS encoding Na+/H+ antiporter subunit E — translation MRGFTLNLLLAVVWALFAGEVSLRELTIGFALGFAILALFPWALGTGEYVRRVFAGLSFLGFFLRELTVANAHVALLALRSRPELHPMIVAVPLRVRGEGALTFLAAIIGLMPGTVVLGFSPDRRILYAHAIGTLSAESAHASILEVEERLLRVVSPHPAPPEVRP, via the coding sequence ATGAGGGGCTTTACCCTCAACCTCCTGCTCGCCGTGGTGTGGGCGCTCTTCGCCGGGGAGGTCAGCCTGCGGGAACTGACCATCGGCTTCGCGCTGGGCTTTGCCATCCTGGCGCTGTTCCCCTGGGCGCTGGGCACGGGCGAGTACGTCCGCCGCGTGTTCGCCGGGCTGAGCTTCCTGGGCTTTTTCCTGCGCGAACTCACGGTGGCGAACGCCCACGTCGCCCTGCTCGCCCTGCGGTCCCGGCCCGAGCTCCACCCCATGATCGTGGCCGTGCCGCTGCGTGTGCGGGGTGAGGGGGCGCTGACCTTCCTCGCCGCCATCATCGGCCTGATGCCCGGCACCGTCGTCCTGGGCTTCAGCCCGGACCGGCGCATTCTCTATGCCCACGCTATCGGCACCCTCAGCGCCGAGAGTGCCCACGCCTCCATCCTGGAGGTGGAGGAGCGCCTGCTGCGGGTCGTCTCGCCCCACCCCGCCCCCCCGGAGGTCCGCCCGTGA
- the mnhG gene encoding monovalent cation/H(+) antiporter subunit G, with protein sequence MTDFYALRDIPILIGAFFVLTAAVGLVRFPDLYSRLHASSKLVTLGSAGIFLGVALELADAAAFTRLAAVLLFQFLTTPLSAYLIAQAAYLRGLAPRLDGTDEWGALGQADQVAQADRDTQRAMAAERP encoded by the coding sequence ATGACTGACTTTTACGCGCTGCGGGACATTCCCATCCTGATCGGGGCGTTTTTCGTGCTGACCGCCGCCGTCGGATTGGTGCGGTTTCCCGACCTGTACTCGCGGCTGCACGCGAGCAGCAAGCTGGTCACGCTGGGCTCGGCGGGCATCTTTCTGGGCGTGGCGCTGGAACTGGCGGACGCGGCGGCCTTCACACGGCTGGCAGCGGTGCTGCTCTTCCAGTTCCTCACCACGCCGCTGAGTGCTTACCTGATCGCCCAGGCCGCCTACCTGCGGGGCCTCGCGCCCAGGCTGGACGGCACCGACGAGTGGGGCGCGCTGGGCCAGGCCGATCAGGTGGCCCAGGCGGACCGAGACACGCAACGGGCGATGGCGGCGGAGAGGCCGTGA
- a CDS encoding alpha-E domain-containing protein, which produces MLLLSRLAENLFWIGRYVERAENTARLLNVNYYTSLEIGGRARESWRPLLEMTGGEAELRAKYGRVDARSISAWLALDRDNPSSIASSVQRARENARGLRDRIPSEMWEAINRTYLNLCFQNEELLDRDGLFEYCAEARDASQFFFGIAFATLPRDEGWSFMRAGQMLERGDNMLRVLQSRYRNLESADLTDPKQRAIQDQRWVSILKGASAYEAYRKRVQTGIDPLRIGQFLLLDEFFPRSVRYSAENLHDALTQIERHHPGAHPEVLRLSRWLVARLQYAGVTDILHEDNPALAELLGDFNRVGAAINAAYFQQE; this is translated from the coding sequence ATGCTGCTGCTCTCGCGCCTGGCCGAGAACCTCTTCTGGATCGGGCGGTACGTGGAACGCGCCGAGAACACCGCCCGCCTCCTGAACGTCAACTACTACACGTCGCTGGAAATTGGCGGACGCGCCCGTGAGTCCTGGCGCCCGCTGCTGGAGATGACGGGCGGCGAGGCGGAGCTGCGCGCGAAGTACGGGCGGGTGGACGCGCGCTCGATCAGCGCGTGGCTGGCCCTCGACCGCGACAACCCGTCGAGCATTGCGTCGAGCGTCCAGCGCGCCCGCGAGAACGCCCGCGGCCTGCGCGACCGCATCCCCTCCGAGATGTGGGAGGCGATCAACCGCACGTACCTCAACCTCTGCTTCCAGAATGAGGAGTTGCTCGACCGCGACGGCCTGTTCGAGTACTGCGCAGAGGCGCGCGACGCCTCGCAGTTCTTCTTCGGGATCGCCTTCGCCACCCTCCCGCGCGACGAGGGCTGGTCCTTCATGCGGGCAGGGCAGATGCTGGAGCGCGGCGACAACATGCTGCGGGTATTGCAAAGCCGCTACCGCAATCTGGAGAGCGCCGACCTGACCGACCCCAAGCAGCGGGCCATTCAGGACCAGCGCTGGGTCAGCATCCTCAAGGGGGCCAGCGCCTACGAGGCTTACCGCAAGCGGGTCCAGACCGGCATTGATCCCCTCCGCATCGGCCAATTCCTGCTGCTGGACGAATTCTTTCCCCGCAGCGTTCGCTACAGCGCCGAGAACCTGCACGACGCCCTGACCCAGATCGAGCGCCACCACCCCGGCGCCCACCCCGAGGTGCTGCGGCTCTCGCGCTGGCTGGTCGCGCGGCTGCAATACGCCGGGGTCACGGACATCCTTCACGAGGACAACCCGGCGCTGGCGGAACTGCTGGGCGACTTCAACCGGGTGGGCGCGGCGATCAACGCGGCGTACTTCCAGCAGGAATGA